The genomic window CTCGTTTCCACGAACAGGATGTCGCCGCCGACCGGGGTGTAGAACATCCCAGTGGACACGCCCACCATGTCCTCGCGGTTCTCGGTCTCGGGCATGTGGCGCGGCTGGCCCAGGTAACGCTCCAGCTCCTTGTCGGTCACCTTGACGCGCTTGACCTCGCCGGTGGCGATGCGCCGGGCGACCTTACGGGCCACCGTGCCGATCTCGCGCTCCAGGTTGCGCACGCCCGCCTCACGGGTGTAGTGGCTGATCAGCTTTTCCAGCGCCGCGTCGGTAAAGGCGATCTGGTTGGGCTTCAGGCCGTTTTGGGTGAGCTGGCGCGGCATCAGGTAGCGCTTGGCGATTTCCAGCTTCTCCTGCTCGATGTAGCTGGAGAAGTCAATGACCTCCATGCGGTCCATCAGCGCCGCCGGAATCTGCTCGGGGTAGTTGGCGGTGGCGATGAACATCACCTCGCTGAGGTCGAAGGCCACGCCCATGTAGTGGTCGGTAAAGTTCTGGTTCTGTGCGGGGTCCAGCACTTCCAGCAGCGCCGCCGAGGGATCGCCCTGGTACGAGCTGCCCAGCTTGTCCACCTCGTCCAGCAGAATCACCGGGTTCTTGGTGCCCGCCGTGCGGATGCCCTGAATCAGGCGGCCGGGCATCGCGCCGATGTAGGTGCGGCGGTGGCCGCGGATGTCACTCTCGTCGCGGGCGCCGCCCAGGGCGATGCGCACGTACTTGCGGCCCAGCGCCTTGGCGATGCTCTGCGCGATGCTCGTCTTGCCCACGCCGGGAGGACCGGTGAACACCAGAATCGGTCCCTTGTTCACGTCCTCGGCGCTGAGGTCACCGCGCTCGGCGCGTTCCTTGCGCAGGCGGCGCACGGCCAGGAATTCCAGCACGCGGTCCTTGACCTTCTCCAGGCCGTAGTGGTCCTCGTCAAGGACCTGGGCGGCTTCCTCCACGTCCAGGCGGTCCTCGCTGCGCACATTCCACGGCAGCTCGGTCACCCAGGTCAGGTAGGTGCGGATCACCGAGGCCTCGGCGGCGTCGGGGTGCATGCGCGCCAGACGGTTGACCTCGCGGTCAATCTCCTTCTTGACCTCGGGCTTGAGCTCCAGCGCGTCGATCTTGGTGCGGAAGGCCTCGGCCTCGTCGACCTCCTCGCCGTCCTCGCCGCCCTGCAGCTCCTTCTGGATGACCTTCATCTGCTCGCGCAGGTAGTACTCGCGCTGGTTCTTGTCGATCTCTTCTTTCACCTGCGCGCGGATCTTGGCCTGCACCGCCTGCACTTCCTGCTCGGTGTCCAGCAGTGTCAGCAGCGTGCGCACGCGGTCGGTCAGGCGGGCGGCCTCCAGCAGGGCCTGCTTATCCTCAAGCTTGAAATCCAGGTTGAAGGCAATGTGGTCGGCCATCTCGCCCACGTCGTCCTTGCTGTTGATGGTCTGCACACTCTCGGCGCTGATCCTGCCGCCGGCGGCGATCACCTCGAAGCGCTCACGCAGTTCACGGGCCAGCGCCTGCAACTCCACCGGGTTGTCCTGCTCGGCCTTCAGCTCCGTGACGGCGGCGCGCAGGTAGTCGCCGCCGGTGTACTTGCTGACCCGCACGCGCGAGACCGCGCTCACCAGCATCTGCACCGTGCCGTCCGGGTTCTTGCGCACGCGCAGCACGTTGCAGGCGGTGCCCACGTCGTACAGATCCTCGCCCTTGGGATCATCCACGTCCTTGTCCTTCTGAGACACGATCAGGATGACCTTCTCGGCGTTCATGGCCGCCTCGATGGCATTGATGGAGATGGAACGGCTGGCGTCGATGTGCTGCACCATCGTCGGATAGATCACGCTGCCGCGAACCGGGCAGACCGGAATGGTCTTGGGAAGGACGAACGGGGTATTTTCGGTGGGCATTGCGGAACTCCTTTGGCCCTTGCAGGTCTTTAGAAAGAGGAGGTTTCCGGCGGCAGTTCTGTAGTAACAGCGCTACCAAGAAACTTGAGTGTAACTATATCAAGTCTGGCAAGGTCGGGCAAGCGATTTGCCGTCCCAGGCCGGTTGGCCGACCACTCATCTGTCACACCTCCAGGGTACTCCCGGGAGGCTGACAGGACCGTTACCGGAGCTGATGGCGGCTTAACCCGGGTGGGGGGGCCTGAACTGCGGGGGCCGTCCTGAGGGCAGTGTGGCCGTCCGGGCCCGGCAAGTCCGTCGGGAATGCTGCGGTCCGCAGGCTGCTGTGCGCCGGGGCGGGGGCCGCTACACTCCGGGCATGGCCCGCCTGCGCGTCCTGCTGCCCACCCTGCCGCCCCACACGCCAGCGGGCGACCTGTTCCTGACCGGGCAGCACCGCGCCTGGAGCAGCGATCCGGCCGGCTGGACCTTTCGCCGCTGCGGCGCGGGAGCCGAGCTGAACGTGGAGTTCCCGGAGGGCACGCTGCTGGGCCTCAAGGTGCGGGTGCGGACGGCGCACGGACAGGTCATCGAGGAAGGCAATGCTTGGGGCGGGCGTGCGCCCGCGCACACGGGGGCGGTGACCGGGGATATGACCCTGACCCTGGACCTCGCGGGCTGGCAGGACAGGCGGCAGGGAAGGGACCAGCCCCCGCGCTCGGCCGCGCCGCGCGAGGAACTGACCCTGGCTGCGCCATGGGGTGAGCAGACCGTGCGGCTGTGGTGGCCCGCCGCCCATCCCACAGCGGCATTGCCCCGCGTGATCCTGCACGACGGCCAGAACGTCTTCGATGAGGCCGCCAGTTTTGCCGGACAGAGCTGGGACGCTGCCGGGGCCGCACAGGTGCTGGCCGGTGAGGGACACCCGTGCCTGATCGTCGCCCTGAGCGTGAACGAGGAGCGCAGCCGCCGCTACGTTCCGTTTCCCTTTGAACTGAACGGCTTTCAACCGGGCGCAGACGAGTATCTGGACTGGATCATGGGGACCCTTCAGCCCGCACTCTCGGCACGCTTTGGAAACGTGGACGCCGCGCACACGGCACTGGCCGGGTCCTCGTTCGGGGGGCTGGTCACGCTGTACGGGGGCCTGCGTGATCCGCAGGGGTACGGCACGCTGGGGGTGTTCAGTCCGGCGGTGTGGCCCGCCGACTTCGAACTGCTGCGCTGGTTGCAGGGGCGGACCGCGCCCGACACCCGCGTGTGGGTGGACATGGGCGACCATGAAGCGGACACCGTGACGGGCGCAGCGGAGGTCGTGCGGCGCACCCAGGACCTCGCCGCCCGCCTGCGCCCCGCCGTTCGCAATCTGCAGTTCACGGTCGGCGCGGGCCACTGGCACGACGAGGCGGCGTGGGCCGCCCGTCTGCCCGGGTTCCTGCGCTGGTGGTTGACCGGACTGGACCGCTGAGGACCCGGCCGCGCCGATCTGCCCCGCGGTTCAGGCGAGCAGGTCGCGGGCGATGATCAGCTTCTGGATCTCGCTGGTGCCCTCGTAGATGCGCAGCAGGCGCTGGTCGCGGTAGTAGCGCTCGACCGGGCTGTCCTTCATGTAGCCCATGCCGCCGGCCACCTGCACGGCCTTGTCCGCCACCTGCGACAGCGCCTCGGTGGCGTGGTACTTGGCCACGCTCGCCATGCGCCGCACGTCCTGCCCCTCGTCCACCATCCACGCGACCTTCTGCCACAGCACCCGGCTGGTCTGAACGGCAATCTCCATCTCGGCGAGCATGAACTGCACCGCCTGGAACTCGCCGATGGGCTGCCCGAACTGTTCGCGGGTCTTGGCGTGGGCCACCGAGAGGTCCAGCAGACGCTGCATGGCCCCGGTGGACCGCGCGGCAATGCCCACCCGTCCGGCGGTCAGGATGCCCAGCGCCTCGCGGTATCCCATGTGCTCGGGGCCAAGCAGGTTGGCGGCCGGGATCTCGGCGTCCTCGAAGATCACCTCGGCGCTCAGGGCTCCCTTCTGACCCATCTTCTCGTCAATCTTGCCCACCCGCACGCCGGGAGTGTTCTGCGGCTCGACCAGAAAGGCGCTCATGCCCTTGCTGCCCCGCGCGGGATCGGTGATGGCGATCACGGTGAGGAGTCCGGCAATGGGGGCGTTGGAGATGTAGTGCTTGGTGCCGTTCAGGACATACGCGTCGCCCTTCTTCTCGGCGCGGGTGCGGATGTTCGCGGCGTCCGAGCCGCTGCTCGGTTCGGTGATCGCGAAGCCCGCCACGCACTCGCCCGAGGCCATGCGCGGCAGGAAGCGCTGCTTTTGCTCCTCGGTGCCCAGCTTGACCAGTCCCGACGTGCCGATGGAGGCGTGCGCGCTGATCACGCCGCCGAAGCCCATGTGGCCCTGCCCCAGCGCCTCGTACACGGCGCAGCGTCCCAGCATGCCCAGCCCCACGCCGCCGTACTCCTCGGGAATGCTCAGGCCGAACAGCCCCAGGTTCGCCGCCTCCTTCAGCAGTTCCGGCGGCACGCTGTTGGTGTCCTCGATCTCGTGTGCGCGGGGTTCTACGCGGTCGAGCATGAAGTCGCGGATGGTCGCCTGCACCTCGCGCAGGTCGTCGGGCAGATTGAAATCCATGTGGAGCTCAGCCTAGCGGATCGCGTGCGCGGCGGGTGTTCCTGTCTGGGCGACAGGGCCGTCCGCAGGAGCCGCCCCCACCCTTGCCGCCGCCCACCGCCTTCGCGTATAGTCTTCTCTTGGTCAAGTGGGGCAGGGCGACCAACGGTTCAGACCCGGCGCAGTTCAAAAGACCGGTCGCGTTCTGAACGGCCCGAACCCCAGACGGAAGCCTGCCTGCAGGGCAGCGCAACCGGACTCAGCTAAGGAGGGCCACCATGCCCAAGATGAAGACACTGAAGAGTGCCACGCGCCGGATCAAGATCACCGGCACCGGCAAGGTTATGGCGTTCAAGAGTGGCAAGCGCCACCAGAACACCGGCAAGAGCGGCGATGAGATCCGCGGCAAGGGCAAGGGCTTCGTGCTCGCCCAGAGCGAGTGGGCGCGCATGAAGAAGATGCTGCCCTATAAGGGAGGCAAATAATGGCCCGCGTCAAGACCGGCATCGTCCGCCGCCGCCGTCACAAGAAGGTCCTGAAGCGCGCCAAGGGCTTCTGGGGCAGCCGCAGCCGCCAGTACCGCAACGCCTTCCAGACGCTGCTGAACGCCGCGACCTACGAGTACCGCGACCGCCGCAACAAGAAGCGTGACTTCCGCCGCCTGTGGATTCAGCGCATCAACGCGGGCGCGCGCCTGCACGGCATGAACTACAGCACCTTCATCGGTGGCCTGAAGCTCGCCGGTATCGACCTGAACCGCAAGGTTCTGGCCGACATCGCCGCCCGTGAACCCGAGGCCTTCAAGGCCCTGGTGGACGCGGCTCAGGGCGCCCACAACAACAAGGCTGCCTGAGCCGGACCCGGACAACCAGAAAACCGCCTCCTTTCGGGGGCGGTTTTTCTTGGTGGGTGGGGCTATCTTTACGGCCTTTACGGCTCGAAGGTGTCCTGGAAGGCGTAGCGGTCGCCGCGCACCCAGTAGTTGACATAGCTGGCCCGTTTCTGTCCGCTGTAGGTGGTGCGCCGCAGCAAAAAGGCGGCGGTGCCCAGCGGCACGCGCAGCAGGTCCGCCTCTTCCTGGCGCAGGTTGACGGCCTCCAGGTTCTGCTCGACCCGCGCGAGCGGCACGCCCATGCCCACCATGGTCTCGTGGATGCTCTCGGCTCCCAGGTTGTGGTCGAGCAGGCCCGGAGCGAGCGCGGCGTTCACGTAGCGTTTCTCGATCACCAGCGCCTCGTCGCCCGCATTTCTCAGGCGGTGTACGAAGATCACCGGGTCGCCGGTCTGGATCTGCAGCACGA from Deinococcus aerophilus includes these protein-coding regions:
- the lon gene encoding endopeptidase La, which produces MPTENTPFVLPKTIPVCPVRGSVIYPTMVQHIDASRSISINAIEAAMNAEKVILIVSQKDKDVDDPKGEDLYDVGTACNVLRVRKNPDGTVQMLVSAVSRVRVSKYTGGDYLRAAVTELKAEQDNPVELQALARELRERFEVIAAGGRISAESVQTINSKDDVGEMADHIAFNLDFKLEDKQALLEAARLTDRVRTLLTLLDTEQEVQAVQAKIRAQVKEEIDKNQREYYLREQMKVIQKELQGGEDGEEVDEAEAFRTKIDALELKPEVKKEIDREVNRLARMHPDAAEASVIRTYLTWVTELPWNVRSEDRLDVEEAAQVLDEDHYGLEKVKDRVLEFLAVRRLRKERAERGDLSAEDVNKGPILVFTGPPGVGKTSIAQSIAKALGRKYVRIALGGARDESDIRGHRRTYIGAMPGRLIQGIRTAGTKNPVILLDEVDKLGSSYQGDPSAALLEVLDPAQNQNFTDHYMGVAFDLSEVMFIATANYPEQIPAALMDRMEVIDFSSYIEQEKLEIAKRYLMPRQLTQNGLKPNQIAFTDAALEKLISHYTREAGVRNLEREIGTVARKVARRIATGEVKRVKVTDKELERYLGQPRHMPETENREDMVGVSTGMFYTPVGGDILFVETSIMPGKGLVLTGQLGDVMKESARAALTYAKSNAERFHIDRARIDDSEIHVHVPAGAIPKEGPSAGGAMVTSLVSALTGIPARHDVAMTGEMTLTGRYLPIGGLKEKVLGARRAGIKHIIMPKANEPDLRDIPLHLRSSMRFHPCETVDQVLDVALVGGLKALETPRDAAASPAPSSKRRSSRRGAGASA
- a CDS encoding alpha/beta hydrolase translates to MARLRVLLPTLPPHTPAGDLFLTGQHRAWSSDPAGWTFRRCGAGAELNVEFPEGTLLGLKVRVRTAHGQVIEEGNAWGGRAPAHTGAVTGDMTLTLDLAGWQDRRQGRDQPPRSAAPREELTLAAPWGEQTVRLWWPAAHPTAALPRVILHDGQNVFDEAASFAGQSWDAAGAAQVLAGEGHPCLIVALSVNEERSRRYVPFPFELNGFQPGADEYLDWIMGTLQPALSARFGNVDAAHTALAGSSFGGLVTLYGGLRDPQGYGTLGVFSPAVWPADFELLRWLQGRTAPDTRVWVDMGDHEADTVTGAAEVVRRTQDLAARLRPAVRNLQFTVGAGHWHDEAAWAARLPGFLRWWLTGLDR
- a CDS encoding acyl-CoA dehydrogenase family protein codes for the protein MDFNLPDDLREVQATIRDFMLDRVEPRAHEIEDTNSVPPELLKEAANLGLFGLSIPEEYGGVGLGMLGRCAVYEALGQGHMGFGGVISAHASIGTSGLVKLGTEEQKQRFLPRMASGECVAGFAITEPSSGSDAANIRTRAEKKGDAYVLNGTKHYISNAPIAGLLTVIAITDPARGSKGMSAFLVEPQNTPGVRVGKIDEKMGQKGALSAEVIFEDAEIPAANLLGPEHMGYREALGILTAGRVGIAARSTGAMQRLLDLSVAHAKTREQFGQPIGEFQAVQFMLAEMEIAVQTSRVLWQKVAWMVDEGQDVRRMASVAKYHATEALSQVADKAVQVAGGMGYMKDSPVERYYRDQRLLRIYEGTSEIQKLIIARDLLA
- the rpmI gene encoding 50S ribosomal protein L35; the encoded protein is MPKMKTLKSATRRIKITGTGKVMAFKSGKRHQNTGKSGDEIRGKGKGFVLAQSEWARMKKMLPYKGGK
- the rplT gene encoding 50S ribosomal protein L20, with protein sequence MARVKTGIVRRRRHKKVLKRAKGFWGSRSRQYRNAFQTLLNAATYEYRDRRNKKRDFRRLWIQRINAGARLHGMNYSTFIGGLKLAGIDLNRKVLADIAAREPEAFKALVDAAQGAHNNKAA
- a CDS encoding GntR family transcriptional regulator, with translation MAKYPLIKSTLKERLLGGHYAEGLPLPSEPQLAREFEVSRMTARRAIDELEREGYVYRVQGAGTFPTGKRFRQGMFRVRPFKEWARHPDHRTTVLRAMQIEATPEIAIVLQIQTGDPVIFVHRLRNAGDEALVIEKRYVNAALAPGLLDHNLGAESIHETMVGMGVPLARVEQNLEAVNLRQEEADLLRVPLGTAAFLLRRTTYSGQKRASYVNYWVRGDRYAFQDTFEP